One window of the Populus nigra chromosome 4, ddPopNigr1.1, whole genome shotgun sequence genome contains the following:
- the LOC133690522 gene encoding LOB domain-containing protein 19-like, whose translation MMSASANNGSGPCGACKFLRRKCVKGCIFAPYFDPDQGTAHFAAVHKVFGASNASKLLLRIPTHKRLDAVVTLCYEALTRVRDPVHGCVGHIFTLQQQVMNLQAELAYIQAHLSTLQCLPLPQPPPLCAQSHSLMSLSSSSEVPSFSKLASNSNISMHFDQLQLQPQQASAESTGFYNPSEHGIDNEDLHELARAFASRCLPGVRFRPPNSP comes from the exons ATGATGAGTGCTAGTGCAAATAATGGAAGTGGGCCTTGTGGTGCCTGCAAGTTCCTAAGGAGAAAGTGTGTAAAAGGATGCATTTTTGCACCATACTTTGATCCTGATCAAGGAACAGCTCACTTTGCAGCAGTGCACAAGGTCTTTGGAGCTAGCAATGCTTCTAAGCTTCTCTTGCGCATACCTACTCACAAGCGTCTGGATGCTGTTGTTACTCTTTGTTACGAGGCCTTGACCAGGGTTAGAGACCCTGTTCATGGCTGTGTTGGCCACATCTTCACTCTCCAACAAcag GTAATGAATTTGCAAGCAGAGCTGGCCTACATTCAAGCCCACCTTTCAACATTGCAGTGTCTCCCTTTACCTCAGCCACCACCTCTGTGTGCTCAAAGCCACTCCCTAATGAGTCTTAGTTCATCTTCAGAAGTACCATCGTTCTCAAAATTAGCTTCGAATTCTAACATATCAATGCACTTTGATCAGTTACAATTACAGCCGCAACAAGCATCCGCAGAATCGACCGGTTTCTACAATCCATCAGAGCATGGAATTGATAATGAGGATCTCCACGAATTGGCTCGAGCGTTTGCGTCTAGATGCTTGCCAGGAGTTAGATTTAGGCCTCCAAACTCTCCTTAG